The Candidatus Nomurabacteria bacterium genome has a segment encoding these proteins:
- a CDS encoding MBL fold metallo-hydrolase, whose product MNKDNKPKITFCSGAGSVTGANFLIEFPDRDGYKKILVDCGMLQGSSLADEENWEKFPYDPLEIDYLVVTHSHIDHVGRIPKLVYEGFRGEIYSTIPSKDIAQIMLEDTNVILGKVHDKEIDKIYTEKTLRGVMALWKTADYHQEVKITDRLSFYFKDAGHILGSAMITFVFDGKKIVFTGDLGNSPSPILKDTEALAKDIDYLIMESVYGDRNHEDRAERKKKLEKVIEDTYTRGGILVIPTFSLERSQELLFEINDFVENKRIPSMPIYLDSPLAIRLTSVYSRYSKYFKDSVKDLIASGDDIFMFKGLQKTLETRESKQILKHNGPKIILAGSGMSSGGRVIHHEKNYLPNPKNTLLLIGYQSEGTLGREIENGAKKINILGEEVPVKAKIEKISGYSGHKDSDGLFKFVSEGADNLKKVFVVMGEPGSSLHLVQRLRDNLAIDAVAPDKGETFMLEL is encoded by the coding sequence ATGAACAAGGACAATAAGCCAAAAATAACTTTTTGCAGTGGAGCAGGTAGTGTTACTGGTGCTAACTTTCTAATCGAATTTCCAGATAGAGATGGTTATAAGAAAATACTTGTTGACTGCGGTATGCTCCAAGGTTCGTCTCTTGCCGATGAAGAAAACTGGGAAAAGTTTCCATATGATCCACTAGAAATAGATTATCTTGTTGTCACGCACTCACACATAGATCATGTCGGTAGAATACCAAAGCTTGTTTATGAAGGTTTTAGAGGAGAGATATATTCTACTATTCCATCTAAAGATATCGCACAAATAATGCTAGAAGACACAAACGTAATTCTGGGGAAGGTCCACGACAAAGAAATAGACAAAATATATACAGAAAAAACTCTTCGTGGAGTCATGGCCTTGTGGAAGACAGCTGACTATCATCAGGAAGTCAAAATAACAGACAGATTATCTTTCTATTTCAAAGACGCAGGACACATACTTGGCTCTGCTATGATAACTTTTGTTTTTGATGGCAAGAAAATAGTATTTACTGGAGACCTAGGGAACTCACCATCTCCTATACTCAAAGATACAGAGGCACTAGCAAAAGATATAGATTATCTAATCATGGAAAGTGTATACGGAGACAGAAACCATGAAGATAGGGCAGAGAGAAAAAAGAAACTAGAAAAGGTTATAGAGGATACTTATACAAGAGGCGGAATACTGGTTATACCGACATTTTCTCTAGAGCGTTCGCAAGAACTTTTGTTTGAAATAAATGACTTTGTTGAGAACAAGCGTATACCTTCTATGCCTATATATCTAGATTCTCCACTTGCGATAAGGCTTACCTCTGTATACAGCAGATATTCCAAGTACTTCAAAGACTCAGTCAAAGATCTGATAGCGAGCGGTGATGACATATTTATGTTCAAGGGCCTTCAAAAGACGCTAGAAACTAGAGAGTCAAAACAAATCTTGAAACACAATGGTCCCAAGATAATACTTGCTGGTTCTGGTATGTCTTCTGGTGGCAGGGTTATACACCACGAGAAAAATTATCTTCCAAATCCAAAAAACACACTTCTTCTTATCGGATATCAGTCAGAGGGAACACTGGGTAGGGAGATAGAAAATGGAGCAAAGAAAATCAATATCCTTGGTGAAGAAGTCCCAGTAAAAGCAAAGATAGAAAAGATCAGCGGTTACTCTGGACATAAAGATAGCGACGGACTTTTCAAGTTTGTTTCTGAGGGTGCAGATAATCTAAAAAAAGTTTTTGTTGTCATGGGGGAACCAGGATCTTCTCTTCATCTAGTTCAGAGACTAAGAGATAATCTCGCTATCGATGCAGTTGCTCCAGATAAGGGTGAAACTTTCATGTTAGAATTGTAG
- the rplT gene encoding 50S ribosomal protein L20 gives MTRVKRGVIKNKRRKNVLSQAKGYRFGRSTKEAQAKEAIRKAGTHAFAHRKDKKSDRRRLWQVRINAAVRPLGLSYSKFIDGLKKNNIGVDRKILADLAENNPKTFENIVSKVK, from the coding sequence ATGACAAGAGTAAAAAGAGGTGTAATAAAAAACAAGAGAAGAAAAAATGTACTATCGCAAGCAAAAGGTTACAGATTTGGTAGAAGCACAAAAGAAGCACAAGCCAAAGAAGCGATTAGAAAAGCTGGAACACATGCTTTCGCCCACAGAAAAGACAAAAAAAGCGATAGAAGAAGACTGTGGCAAGTTAGAATAAATGCAGCCGTTAGACCACTAGGACTTTCTTATAGTAAATTTATAGACGGTCTAAAGAAAAACAATATAGGGGTAGATAGAAAAATACTCGCAGACCTAGCAGAAAACAACCCAAAAACTTTCGAAAACATCGTTTCAAAAGTTAAATAA
- a CDS encoding nicotinamide mononucleotide transporter: protein MKKQLKVIEVISSVSALLSKILLAFDSIVGWPFSLIGYVLISIYNLLRKDTMLAVTVTGLAGMSAFGWYKWSNEIAGLFFWDYIVLGITFVFALFVYIRTSRKGGLMGHIQGLITVAVISAFLMLGYKIFVGGWIALIVSHLMLAFFYWKRSAKYYVVLQIISIIIAAIKVYGLIG, encoded by the coding sequence ATGAAAAAACAATTGAAGGTAATCGAAGTCATATCTTCAGTAAGCGCACTTCTTTCCAAGATTTTACTGGCTTTTGATTCGATTGTCGGTTGGCCTTTTTCTCTGATCGGATATGTTCTGATCTCGATCTATAATTTACTGAGGAAAGATACTATGCTTGCTGTGACAGTAACAGGATTAGCTGGTATGTCTGCCTTTGGTTGGTATAAATGGTCAAACGAGATCGCCGGGTTGTTCTTTTGGGACTACATAGTATTGGGCATAACTTTCGTGTTTGCGCTATTTGTTTACATAAGGACATCGAGAAAAGGTGGACTAATGGGACATATCCAGGGTCTAATCACGGTTGCTGTGATATCGGCTTTTTTAATGCTGGGATACAAGATTTTTGTGGGTGGGTGGATAGCTTTGATAGTTTCACACTTGATGTTGGCTTTCTTTTACTGGAAAAGGAGTGCGAAGTATTATGTGGTTCTTCAAATTATATCCATAATAATTGCAGCCATAAAAGTCTACGGCCTTATTGGATAA
- the smpB gene encoding SsrA-binding protein SmpB yields the protein MADFAQNKKAYFDYEVLEKIEAGIELFGYEVKSVKSGKCSLVGGRVIIRGGEAFVLGLKIDPYQPNNSPEDYDPERVKRLLLSKDEIKKLENTEKTKGLTIVPLSLYNKGRVIKVSIGICRGKKKYDKRETIKKRDTERALGRTLKR from the coding sequence ATGGCTGATTTTGCCCAAAATAAGAAAGCATACTTCGATTATGAAGTACTGGAGAAAATCGAGGCGGGAATCGAGCTTTTTGGATATGAGGTCAAATCTGTCAAAAGTGGTAAGTGCTCTCTTGTAGGAGGCAGGGTTATCATAAGAGGTGGAGAAGCGTTCGTTTTAGGGCTAAAAATAGACCCATATCAACCAAACAATTCTCCAGAAGACTATGATCCAGAAAGGGTAAAAAGGCTTCTTCTATCCAAGGATGAGATCAAGAAACTAGAAAACACAGAAAAAACCAAAGGTTTGACAATAGTGCCACTTTCGTTGTATAATAAAGGAAGAGTAATCAAAGTGTCTATTGGTATTTGTCGTGGTAAGAAGAAATACGATAAACGCGAAACTATCAAAAAAAGAGACACAGAGAGAGCTCTCGGAAGAACCTTGAAAAGGTAA
- the infC gene encoding translation initiation factor IF-3 has protein sequence MRKDFRINKEIRAKELRVLDEEDNNLGTLSFEEALKMAEDRELDLIEIAPKSNPPVAKIADYGKFLYQQNKKLKKSKSGAKPTETKNIQIKVGTGDHDLSMKAKMTSEWLGEGHRVKVELFTRGRMNYMEKDFLKERLERILRYITVPYKISDEFKKSAKGYCVTIERDTSKKE, from the coding sequence GTGCGTAAAGATTTCAGAATAAACAAAGAAATACGAGCAAAAGAACTTAGAGTCTTAGATGAAGAGGACAATAATTTGGGTACCCTATCTTTTGAGGAGGCCCTAAAAATGGCCGAGGATAGAGAGCTAGATCTCATAGAAATAGCCCCGAAATCAAATCCTCCCGTAGCAAAAATAGCTGACTATGGTAAGTTTCTCTACCAACAGAACAAAAAGCTAAAGAAGAGCAAGTCGGGAGCAAAACCAACTGAAACAAAGAATATTCAGATCAAAGTTGGTACGGGAGATCATGACCTATCTATGAAAGCCAAGATGACTTCAGAATGGCTAGGAGAAGGACACAGGGTAAAAGTTGAGCTTTTTACAAGAGGAAGAATGAACTATATGGAAAAAGACTTTCTCAAGGAAAGACTCGAGAGAATCCTAAGATACATAACCGTACCCTACAAGATATCAGATGAATTCAAGAAAAGCGCAAAGGGATACTGTGTAACAATAGAAAGAGATACTTCTAAAAAAGAGTAA
- a CDS encoding LOG family protein, with translation MEKAAKHSHIIPKICVSGASDTTHCGVDALDKAKDLGRAIASSGAILLSPSTGGFPLWAAMGAKEVRGFSIGFSPAASEKEHVEVFRMPIDYLDMNIYTGFGMTGRSLLLIRSCDALIMGCGRVPSLGELLVALQEEKPIGILEGENKIDSFIKEASGEDIRNNKNVIFESDPKELVSKILEVIKTKKKQENSLAN, from the coding sequence ATGGAAAAAGCTGCCAAACATTCTCATATCATACCGAAGATTTGTGTATCAGGTGCTTCTGACACTACTCACTGTGGTGTAGATGCTCTAGATAAAGCAAAAGATCTCGGTAGAGCAATAGCGTCTTCTGGGGCTATATTACTTTCTCCATCTACCGGAGGTTTTCCTTTGTGGGCAGCAATGGGTGCCAAAGAGGTTAGGGGATTTTCGATAGGCTTTTCTCCAGCAGCTAGTGAAAAAGAACATGTAGAAGTTTTCAGAATGCCCATAGACTATCTTGATATGAATATCTATACAGGTTTTGGCATGACGGGAAGAAGTCTGCTTCTCATACGATCTTGCGACGCCCTTATAATGGGCTGCGGTAGGGTACCATCTTTGGGAGAACTTCTTGTTGCGCTACAAGAAGAAAAACCAATAGGTATATTGGAAGGAGAGAATAAAATAGATAGTTTTATCAAAGAGGCTTCGGGAGAAGATATAAGAAATAATAAAAATGTTATTTTCGAATCAGATCCAAAAGAACTTGTCTCCAAAATACTAGAAGTTATAAAAACTAAAAAGAAACAAGAAAATTCTCTAGCAAACTAA
- a CDS encoding GIY-YIG nuclease family protein yields the protein MYYVYILKNKESKERYVGFTRDLKSRLKSHNHKTVKTTKSGDFELIFYSAFKDKNKALDFEKYLKHGSGFAFANRHLI from the coding sequence GTGTATTACGTTTATATTTTAAAAAATAAAGAATCAAAAGAGCGTTATGTTGGTTTTACTAGAGATTTGAAATCTAGATTAAAGAGTCATAATCATAAGACTGTTAAAACAACGAAAAGTGGAGATTTTGAATTAATTTTTTATTCAGCTTTTAAAGATAAAAATAAAGCATTAGATTTTGAAAAATACTTAAAGCATGGATCTGGTTTTGCTTTTGCGAATAGACATTTGATTTAA
- a CDS encoding GIY-YIG nuclease family protein: protein MSYFVYILFSEKDKKLYVGCTSDLEKRLIRHNSGFVESTKNRRPIVLIKKEIFDNKSEAFKRERFLKSLWGAREKSKILKSYIQSNS from the coding sequence ATGAGTTACTTTGTATATATACTTTTTAGTGAAAAAGATAAGAAGCTTTATGTTGGTTGTACTTCTGATTTAGAAAAAAGATTGATTAGACATAATTCAGGTTTTGTGGAATCAACCAAAAACAGAAGACCTATTGTTTTGATTAAAAAAGAAATTTTTGATAATAAATCAGAGGCCTTCAAACGAGAAAGGTTTCTAAAAAGTCTTTGGGGCGCAAGAGAAAAAAGTAAAATTTTGAAAAGTTATATACAAAGTAACTCATAA